One segment of Drosophila ananassae strain 14024-0371.13 chromosome 3R, ASM1763931v2, whole genome shotgun sequence DNA contains the following:
- the LOC6497204 gene encoding uncharacterized protein LOC6497204 isoform X14, which translates to METKEKDFKRAKTVRTEYVAGVDEIQRWLLQAEVQVQERSLTPTQMKELLQRINHEITAIYERFTLVKTNGQLIIENCRNSEEKTLVQTTIDQLAASLAQVRGWLDEKKQAVGDSLDAWTRFMNLYQIVMSWAAEKRTFIDQTIELRTLPEARNKLNDYVTAVKSVKPIVKHLSEMDKELEHIGQVTTVGDLKDKLQEAEDAKITVEAVLLERNSLLQEACEEWDQCERKIKDIRAWHEKTKQSLDSTQQQKKPLRDQLGFCEKTLADINVQKTKLRLSIEKLEVHFRNGMGGDPRLSENVDDLVRVLDGLGELVKAKSQSLEQTLSQIDVYQQQMQTLRQRIIQEEQQLRLVMAPTYLPHDRERALAEQQACRERVKNLHSKITARNERIKLLIHRGTPDDAKLEI; encoded by the exons ATGGAGACCAAAGAGAAGGATTTCAAGCGCGCGAAGACCGTTCGCACCGAATATGTGGCCGGTGTGGACGAGATTCAGCGCTGGCTGCTTCAGGCGGAGGTGCAGGTGCAGGAACGCAGCCTGACGCCCACGCAGATGAAGGAGCTGTTGCAGCGCATCAACCACGAGATCACCGCCATCTACGAACGCTTCACGCTGGTTAAGACCAACGGCCAGCTGATCATCGAGAACTGTCGCAACAGCGAGGAGAAGACGCTGGTGCAGACAACCATCGATCAGTTGGCCGCCTCTCTGGCCCAGGTCCGAGGCTGGCTGGACGAGAAGAAGCAGGCGGTGGGTGATAGTCTGGACGCGTGGACGAGGTTCATGAACCTCTACCAGATTGTCATGTCGTGGGCGGCGGAGAAGCGCACCTTCATCGATCAGACGATTGAGCTGCGCACTCTGCCAGAGGCTCGCAACAAACTGAACGACTATGTTACGGCTGTGAAGAGTGTGAAACCGATTGTGAAGCATCTGAGCGAGATGGATAAGGAGCTGGAGCACATCGGCCAGGTGACGACTGTAGGCGATCTCAAGGACAAACTGCAGGAAGCCGAGGATGCGAAGATTACCGTGGAAGCGGTGCTGCTGGAGAGG AACTCTCTGCTGCAAGAGGCCTGCGAAGAGTGGGATCAATGTGAACGCAAGATTAAGGATATACGCGCCTGGCACGAAAAGACGAAGCAGAGCCTGGACTCCACGCAGCAGCAGAAGAAACCGCTGCGCGATCAGCTCGGCTTCTGTGAGAAGACCCTGGCCGACATTAATGTGCAGAAAACGAAACTGAGACTGTCTATTGAGAAACTGGAG GTTCATTTCCGCAACGGCATGGGCGGTGATCCGCGCCTGAGCGAAAATGTCGACGATCTGGTGCGCGTGCTCGATGGCTTGGGCGAATTGGTCAAGGCCAAGTCGCAGAGCCTCGAGCAGACGCTATCCCAGATTGACGTCTACCAACAGCAGATGCAGACCCTGCGCCAGCGCATCATccaggaggagcagcagctgcgCCTGGTGATGGCGCCCACTTACTTGCCGCACGATCGCGAGCGAGCATTAGCCGAGCAACAG